Within the Nocardia sp. XZ_19_385 genome, the region CGACACCAGGTCCGGACGCAGATTGCCCAGGATCGGGAAGAACGCGAGTCCAGCGATGATCGCGACGGTCAGCCACGGCGAGGACATGTCGCCGAGGCCGTAACCGCTCTGGTTGGGGTAGCCCAGGAACAGGAACACGCTCAGGTAGGCGAACAGGATGTTCCACTCCAGGGGCACCGCCAGCGGGAATGTGGAGGTGATGAACGTGTGGAAGAGCACCATCAGCGCGACACCGGCCACGCTGACCCAGTGATTGGTGGAGAACAGCAACACCAGGGGAGCGAGGATTTCGACGGTGGTGCCGCCGACGTGGGCCAGGGACGAGGCGACTTTGGACGGGCGGATGTCGTGGGGGAAGTCGCGGTAGTGCAGGCGTTTGATCCACTTGGCCGGCACCCCGGGACTGTTGGAGACCATCGGGGGCACGACGTTGCTGAAGTGGCGTCCGAACTTCGACGCTCCTGCCCCGATCCATACCGCGCAGATCAGCAGCTTCGCGGCGATGATCATGTCGACGAAAGGCAGCGCGGCGAAGAAGACCAGCGCCGGCAGATACTGTTCACCGCGGGCGGTGAGGAAAATGGTCTTGTCCCGCAATCCGCACAGGACATAAAGGATGATCGGCGCGATCAAAAGAGCCGGGTTCACCAGGTCGGAGGTGTTGTCTGGCAGCGCGGCGCTCAGGGACGCGCTCGGGACCCCGGGCAACAGGATGGCCAGCAGCAGCGAGCCCAGAAACGCCAGGTATAGCAGTACGTCGGCGACCGTGCGAGTGTCACCGTTGGTCAGCGGTACGCGCCGCCACGGCCGCAGCCGGATCGTTCCAGGCCGGGCGTAGAAGAGGACTCCGCCGGTCATCGGCTTGAATTTGCCCGCCAGCGGCCCCCAGGATCCGGCGATGCCGATCGCTTCGATCAGTACGGTCCACAGCACCAGTTTCTGGTACACGATCGGCTGGTTCCACCACGTCGCGACGTCCCAGAACGGGCCCACGCCCGAGGTCCAGGTTGTCAGCGCTACACCTGCGAGCACCGAAATGAACAGCATCTTGGCCAGGTAGATGGTGTGAACCATCTTCGGCGTGCCGAAGCCGTACTCCACCCAGTGCAGGGCAAGGGTTTTCACGCGCTCTTGTAGTGGTTTGTGGAGAAAAGTATCCACATCGACGGGCGGGAAGTTTCCCGTTTTGAACCCCATTGTTCTGACCTTTCTAACAGGCGCGAAGAGGAACCGCGCGCCGACGACCTTTAGCGAGGTGACGCGATATCAGCGAGTGGCGGCGAATGCGCGGAGCTTTCGTTTGTCGATTTTTCCGACTGGATTTCGCGGGAGCGAATCAAGGAGGTCGATCGAGGTCGGTAGTTTCGTGCGCGCGAGGGTTTTCGCGCAGTGTGCGAGCAGGTCTTCGGTGTCGATCGATGTGCCGGGCATGGCGACGATGTAGGCCGCCGGGACCTCGCCGAGCACGGGGTCGCCGGCGGCCACTACAGCAGCCTCCAGGACGCCGGGGTAGCTGTGGAGAACGTTCTCGATCTCTTTGGGGTAGATGTTTTCCCCGCCTCGGATGATCATGTCCTTGATCCGGTCGACCAGCACGAGGTATCCGTCGGGATCGATGTAGCCGACGTCGCCGGTGTGCAGCCAGCCGTCGATGATCGTTCGTGCGGTGTCCTCCGGTCTGGCGAGGTAGCCGCGCATGACATTGGCCCCGCGGATCACCACCTCGCCGGGCTCACCCTGTGCGGCGTCGCTGCCGTCGGTATTCTTGATCGCTACCGTCTGCCCGGGCAACGGCTTACCCACGGTCCCGGGCCTGCGCGGACCGTCCGGGGGATTCAGTGTCGAGGCGCACGTCCCTTCCGACAATCCGTAGCCTTCGATAATCGGTACGCCGTAACGGGATTCGAACTTGTCAATCAGCTCCGCGGGCATCGGCGCGGCTCCGCAGATCACCCGGCGCAGCGACGAGGTGTCCGGTGCTGCGCTCTCCGGTTGCGAGACGAGCATCGCGAAGATGGCGGGGACCGCCGAGAAGTAGGTTGGCTGTAGGCGTTCGACGAGGTCGAAGAGCGCGGACGCCGAGAATCGGCCCGCGATCGTTGTCTGCCCGCCCGCCAACAGCGGCGACAACACGCTCACCACGATTCCGTTGACGTGGAACAGTGGCAGGATAAGCAGGCTGTGGTCGGTAACATCCAGGTTCAGCGCCTCCACGATCATCGCGCACATCGCCGCCACGTTCGCGTGGTCGAGCATCACACCTTTGGGCTGGCCTGTGGTGCCGCTGGTGTAGATGATCAATGCCAACGCCTCGGTGTCCACTGTCGTGGCGTCGGGGATCGCGAGACCACTCTCAGTG harbors:
- a CDS encoding DUF3556 domain-containing protein, encoding MGFKTGNFPPVDVDTFLHKPLQERVKTLALHWVEYGFGTPKMVHTIYLAKMLFISVLAGVALTTWTSGVGPFWDVATWWNQPIVYQKLVLWTVLIEAIGIAGSWGPLAGKFKPMTGGVLFYARPGTIRLRPWRRVPLTNGDTRTVADVLLYLAFLGSLLLAILLPGVPSASLSAALPDNTSDLVNPALLIAPIILYVLCGLRDKTIFLTARGEQYLPALVFFAALPFVDMIIAAKLLICAVWIGAGASKFGRHFSNVVPPMVSNSPGVPAKWIKRLHYRDFPHDIRPSKVASSLAHVGGTTVEILAPLVLLFSTNHWVSVAGVALMVLFHTFITSTFPLAVPLEWNILFAYLSVFLFLGYPNQSGYGLGDMSSPWLTVAIIAGLAFFPILGNLRPDLVSFLPSMRQYAGNWASALWAFAPGAEAKLNTIAHRPTRNQVDQLQAMGHTLAIAEITMQQTIAWRSMHSQGRGLFSLLYRHLPDIDRWTIREAEFGCNSLIGFNFGDGHLHNIDLINAVQSRVGFAPGEWIVVWVESQPIHRGTQHYQVIDAALGVVERGSWEVRDAVQAQPWLPDGPIPHRVTWRREGYVPLAQHHNLVPATAPQHFD
- a CDS encoding AMP-binding protein; this encodes MADEREILDNSAFARRVRIASARLFAHGIREGDVVAIVLPNRIEFVIVLFATWRLGAAATPVRPDATYDELRYQIADCAAKVVVTEGGRGVDTLDIAEVCATESGLAIPDATTVDTEALALIIYTSGTTGQPKGVMLDHANVAAMCAMIVEALNLDVTDHSLLILPLFHVNGIVVSVLSPLLAGGQTTIAGRFSASALFDLVERLQPTYFSAVPAIFAMLVSQPESAAPDTSSLRRVICGAAPMPAELIDKFESRYGVPIIEGYGLSEGTCASTLNPPDGPRRPGTVGKPLPGQTVAIKNTDGSDAAQGEPGEVVIRGANVMRGYLARPEDTARTIIDGWLHTGDVGYIDPDGYLVLVDRIKDMIIRGGENIYPKEIENVLHSYPGVLEAAVVAAGDPVLGEVPAAYIVAMPGTSIDTEDLLAHCAKTLARTKLPTSIDLLDSLPRNPVGKIDKRKLRAFAATR